Proteins encoded by one window of Oenanthe melanoleuca isolate GR-GAL-2019-014 chromosome 20, OMel1.0, whole genome shotgun sequence:
- the EPB42 gene encoding protein 4.2, with protein sequence MGQGLSIQKCDFMIPENNKNHHTEEISTGRLIVRRGQPFTITVSFSAPIHNYLQQMKKTFLIVQTGPHSSRADEIQTEFPISSLGDQKQWSASVEEQDPSFWTLCLNTPANAPIGQYTLLLRASKSPQFLGNFTLLFNPWCRDDVVFLANEAQRQEYILNQDGIIYQGAENAILAQPWDFSQFEEDMVDICFILLALGEHLQREKDPAQRKNPVHVCRAVAAMLNCNDFRILTECEPGQHSHGTPPSKWLGSSSILQQWIASKFQPVRYGRCWVFAAVLCSVLRCLGIPTRVVTGFTWAHNTKSSLSVDEYYDEDGTLLAQDKSARVWTFHVWNECWMARTDLLPEYSGWQALDATCQEKSKDLSFCGPAPVHAIKEGDTHVDYDVCYFFAAINAKCHVWIHKADDTLKPAFGGTKYTGNNISTKSVGSERCEDITQNYKYPEGSLQEKKVLEKACRNMKELETTSSSSTEFISTPSVLEEPVNIFIHLQSSSSLQLGQDITLSIEVFNHSGREKTTHLVVGIQALHYNGVPIAQLWKEEFHFDLQSDSVNNLQVSVPYTWFGKELGENHLLRLTAVLRDEDSSYMYLAQEEISICDSLLTIEFPENMVQYEPGTAKICLQNPLMEPLEQCVIAVAGQGLIYRQRNYRLGSVQAKSTQELQIPFTPTQAGSRRLTARLTCLQLQNLKSYRTTNIAAA encoded by the exons ATGGGCCaag GTCTGAGCATCCAAAAATGTGATTTCATGATCCCAGAGAATAACAAAAACCACCACACAGAAGAAATCAGCACTGGAAGGCTCATAgtgaggaggggacagccatTCACCATCACTGTGAGCTTCTCAGCTCCAATACACAACTAcctgcagcagatgaaaaagACCTTCCTCATCGTACAGACAG GACCACATTCTTCCAGAGCAGATGAAATCCAGACTGAATTTCCCATCTCCAGCCTGGGAGACCAGAAGCAGTGGAGTGCATCAGTGGAGGAGCAGGACCCAAGCTTCTGGACCCTGTGTTTGAACACCCCTGCCAATGCTCCCATTGGCCAGTACACTCTGCTCTTACGTGCCTCCAAATCCCCTCAATTCCTGGGCAACTTCACCCTCCTCTTCAATCCCTGGTGCCGAG ATGATGTGGTGTTCTTGGCTAATGAGGCACAGCGGCAGGAGTACATTTTAAACCAAGATGGCATCATCTACCAGGGGGCTGAAAATGCAATCCTAGCCCAACCTTGGGACTTCAGTCAG TTTGAGGAGGATATGGTTGACATCTGCTTCATACTGCTGGCTCTAGGGGAGCActtgcaaagagaaaaggatcCTGCCCAGCGCAAAAACCCCGTCCACGTCTGCCGAGCAGTTGCTGCCATG ctgaaCTGCAACGACTTTAGAATCCTGACAGAATGTGAGCCTGGACAACACAGTCATGGGACACCCCCTTCCAAgtggctgggaagcagctccatCCTCCAGCAGTGGATTGCATCAAAATTCCAGCCTGTCCGCTATGGGAGGTGCTGGGTGTTTGCTGCAGTCCTGTGTTCAG TTCTGAGGTGCCTGGGAATTCCTACCAGGGTGGTCACTGGCTTTACGTGGGCTCACAACACCAAAAGCAGTCTGAGTGTGGATGAGTATTATGATGAAGATGGGACATTGCTTGCACAGGACAAGAGTGCTCGTGTCTG GACCTTCCATGTTTGGAACGAATGCTGGATGGCTCGGACAGACTTGCTACCAGAGTACAGTGGGTGGCAGGCACTGGATGCCACCTgccaggaaaaaagcaaag ATCTATCCTTCTGTGGGCCAGCCCCTGTTCATGCCATCAAGGAAGGGGACACACATGTTGATTATGATGTCTGCTACTTCTTTGCTGCCATCAATGCCAAGTGTCATGTCTGGATACACAAGGCAGATGACACCCTCAAGCCAGCTTTTGGTGGCACAAAATACACTGGTAACAACATCAGCACCAAGAGTGTTGGCAGTGAACGCTGTGAGGACATCACACAAAACTACAAGTATCCTGAAG GTTctctacaggaaaaaaaagtacttgAGAAAGCCTGCAGAAATATGAAGGAACTTGAGACAACCAGCAGCAGTAGCACAGAGTTTATCTCCACTCCTTCTGTTCTGGAAGAGCCAGTCAACATTTTCATCCACCTCCAGTCAAGTAGTTCTTTGCAACTGGGACAAGATATTACACTTTCCATTGAAGTGTTTAACCACAGTGGTAGAGAAAAGACTACTCATCTGGTAGTTGGGATCCAGGCTCTGCACTATAATGGTGTGCCCATTGCCCAGCTTTGGAAGGAAGAGTTTCATTTTGACCTCCAAAGCGATTCAG TCAACAACCTGCAAGTCTCTGTGCCTTACACATGGTTTGGAAAAGAGCTGGGAGAGAACCACCTGCTCAGGCTGACTGCTGTGCTGAGAGATGAGGACTCCTCCTACATGTACCTGGCACAGGAAGAAATCAGCATTTGTGATTCCCTTCTTACCATTGAG TTCCCAGAAAACATGGTCCAGTATGAGCCAGGCACAGCAAAGATCTGCCTCCAGAACCCCCTCATGGAACCCCTGGAGCAGTGTGTGATAGCAGTCGCAGGGCAAGGGCTCATTTACAGACAAAGGAATTACAG GTTGGGCTCTGTGCAAGCTAAAAGCACTCAAGAGCTGCAAATCCCATTCACCCCCACCCAAGCAGGGTCCAGAAGACTCACTGCACGTCTTAcctgcctccagctccagaACCTGAAGAGCTACAGAACTACCAACATTGCAGCTGCCTGA